A single region of the Aptenodytes patagonicus chromosome 7, bAptPat1.pri.cur, whole genome shotgun sequence genome encodes:
- the LOC143162920 gene encoding LOW QUALITY PROTEIN: olfactory receptor 5V1-like (The sequence of the model RefSeq protein was modified relative to this genomic sequence to represent the inferred CDS: inserted 4 bases in 2 codons; deleted 1 base in 1 codon) yields the protein MQRVNLSTVSKFVLVGLSDAPEACFLLFVLFLITYLATMAGNMTIPVSISTDTCLHNPMYFFLGNLSLLDILCPAITVPKMLEALLLEHKVISFTGCVLHLFFLIDVVGTEISLLAVMAYDRYVAICHLLQCMNIVSMKLRAHLAIGTWVVEFFNSVXHTSLIFILFFCDSNEVDQYYCDIPPMLALSCLSTYSRELVILTVAGVLEAVPFVVTLISYIYILLAILRMNSSESRHKAFSTCGSHLTVVCLFYGTTICTYVRPSSTYSXHRIVSMLYGILTPLLNPIIYSLRNKEFKCTLKRVISQVLLDLFGLLNLCGTHGEKYSLATVL from the exons ATGCAGAGGGTCAACCTATCAACGGTATCCAAATTTGTTCTTGTAGGCCTTTCTGATGCTCCGGAagcctgttttcttctctttgtgctGTTTTTGATCACTTATTTGGCTACCATGGCTGGCAACATGACAATCCCTGTCTCCATTAGCACAGACACTTGTCTGCACaaccccatgtacttcttccttgGCAACTTATCCTTACTGGATATCTTATGTCCCGCTATCACTGTGCCAAAGATGCTGGAGGCCTTGTTGCTTGAGCACAAGGTGATTTCATTCACTGGCTGCGTGCTCCACCTGTTCTTCCTCATTGATGTTGTAGGCACAGAGATTTCTCTCTTGGCTGTGATGGCGTATGACCGTTACGTTGCAATATGTCATCTGCTGCAGTGCATGAATATCGTGAGTATGAAACTGCGGGCTCACCTAGCCATTGGCACCTGGGTAGTagaattttttaattctgt gcaCACATCTttgatttttatactttttttttgtgattctaaTGAAGTTGACCAATATTACTGTGATATTCCTCCTATGCTGGCCCTCTCCTGCTTGTCTACTTACAGTAGGGAACTGGTAATCCTCACAGTTGCTGGGGTC TTGGAAGCAGTGCCTTTTGTGGTCACTCTGATCTCGTATATCTATATCCTCTTGGCTATCCTGCGCATGAACTCTTCTGAGAGCAGGCACAAAGCTTTCTCCACTTGTGGTTCTCACTTGACAGTAGTATGCCTTTTCTACGGGACCACCATTTGCACATATGTACGGCCTTCCTCCACCTACTC CCATAGGATAGTTTCTATGCTCTATGGAATCCTCACTCCCCTGCTAAACCCCATAATCTACAGTCTGAGGAACAAAGAATTTAAATGTACCCTAAAAAGAGTGATCAGCCAG GTTCTTTTAGACCTCTTTGGACTCCTGAATCTCTGCGGTACTCATGGAGAGAAATACAGCCTTGCTACTGTCCTTTGA